TTCTACATTATACTGCCTTAAATCACCATTTAAAGTTGATTAGTTCAATATATATAGTCTCTTGACCTGAAAGTAAGGCATGCAGAACCACTAAAAAGTGCACATAAATGCTTCTACAAAAGACATACCTCTATTCCATTCACTACTGAAATGACaagatctttgtttttttctctggtcCTCTGCTAGCTTTTAGCTCTCAGAATAAAAGCATGGTTCTGTTGTAAGAAACATATTTGAGGATGGTATATGTAATAACTGTCTTGTATTGTGCCTGAGATCTGGTTCCAGTCGAGGGTCATTACTGTTAAAATGCATTAACCATCTTTGACACAGACTTGGTaatcagcagcaaaagaaatCCAGACAATTTAAGTAGtattaaaatgggaaaaaaaagaagaaaaagaaaatgtttatgaaaGCTTACATctaaaaatgcagcaaagtGGTTTATCACTTGTTCTAGTATTTGacagaaaaattcttcctaagtAGCCACTTGAGAAATATAGGATCAAGAATACATCTAGGATTTAAGCACACACCTTTTGCAACGTTCAGTAGTCTGTCCAATATTATGGAAAAAATTGCCATATCCTTTTGACTTCAGGGTGATGTCCAGTATATAATGTCCCTTTTCAGACTGCTCTTTAACACCATCTATATGCTGAATCACTCTTCATCTTTAAAGAAGTTTGTCTATGCTTACTGTAACCTGTGTTCAATATTTAATGCAGTTTATCACCCTTCCCTGCTGTTAGaacccaaagaaaacacagggaTCAAGGAagtctttaaaatactttatctGTCTTTCCTCTAAGATAAAATCCAGAGTCATTTGGAAGATCTGTTAAGACAACACAACCTGAAGTGTCACAAATACACAGTTATCTGATTTCTGTGTCAACTTGATAGCTCTGTTCTCAGATTCATAAATGCTTGCCTGAAATCACCAGCTGCATGAAGAATGTCCTGGACTCAAAACAAGATCGAGATGatgttagttaaaaaaaaaaaaaacaaccaaacaaaaaacaccaacaaaatatttcctgcccatggcagggagggtggaactggatgatctttaagaccCCTTCCAAAccattgtgtgattctgtgatctctgaaATACCTCTGGGATCATCACTTGCATTCATTTTCTGAGGTCTGGACCCTCTGAGCTTCTTATCGTTCTGGGATGCCTACTGATGACTGAATATGTCCAGAGAGTTTAGCCTCCTTGTCAGAGGCAGATGAGGTTACAGCTGCCTAGGAGTTACTCGGTCATCACTTAAAAAATCATTACATTTACAGGCATTAGCATACACCATGTAAGAACTTGTGCTATAATAGAACTCAATAGTAGAACTTGAGATTCTCTTTATGGTTTCATAGGACAAGACTGTTGTCAAAGAAAACATTCTCAAGCTCATTTCAGTTTCTTAGATGatttaaaattctctttcaaGATACATGAGGTTTCAAAAGGAATTCCTTTATCTCTTATATAGGTATTTTCCAAAATATGTCTTGAGTAGGGGTAGTTGATATTTCTTAGACCTGTGTGGAAAATGTATCAGACATTGGCAATATGCCTGAACATTTGGGTCATGGTCATCttaaactgtattttcactTATTTCTTTAGGATAACCACCTCAGAGATTTCCCATCATGTTATTTGACATCAGTTTAAATACTTTGACAGACTAATTAGCACATCTAGATGGGTCAACAGATGAGCTTGAAGTAAACAATGCAGAACCGATTTCAAGCTTCTGAATAAGATttgagatttgttttcttcctagcctcaaaacaaaatactcttttcttggttttgtttttttttttttttttttttctctgagctcGGTTAGGAATCTGAGAACAGGTAGTGCTTTTATTAAAGGGCTAACTTACTCTCATTTTGAAAGGGATGCAGGTATCAGATGTATGTTGGAGTAATGTTTATGGCCAAAAGGGATTATTTTCTAAGTAATGTTAATAAAgataacagctttttttttgttttttttcctcattcctctCAACTTCCCTCTCCCTCAAAAAATAGTAATGTTGAATATGCATAAGTCTTGCATACAATATCAACAGATTATGTGGTTACCTAATGTTCAGCTAAGTAAGCACTACATTCACGCCCTTAATTAATGCTGTCAGTATGTAAAAGGAAATATCTGTGTAAATTTAATACCCATATTTAACTTTCTAAATCCACAAAAAGAAGCGACTACATTTCAGTTCACAGGTAAAATGTAATCCTACAAGAAAGCCTTTACAGTAATAAATAGTAATTTGATGTTGGGATTTTGATTGGAGATTGCTATGTCACCATTTTAAGGAAACTTTAATTTTGATGCTCACCACTAAAAGGAATacagtttgaaagaaataattaatagTGGGAGAACCAAGAAATCAGGAAATACATGAAAAGCAGTGAAAGAAGTAGCAATTAgttttttcactgatttttttctgttgttaatCAGAACTAAAGACTATTGCTACAACTGctgagagaaaagtaaaaattatttttctcaacatttttttaaaagagattaaaaCGTAAATGGCTCCTAAATAATGCAAGATACTGGAGCAAGCAAAATTTGTGACAAATCACGGTGGAATTTCCGTTTCTGTCTTTGTTTAACATCTCCGAAAACTTCCATTATAGACTACCTAAATACAGTTGGTCTAACTTTTTCAGTCCAGTTATCATACCAGGAATgcattttttgcacagttctgtTTCATCTTTGCTCCATCTTCATCTAGACCTTTGATTCACACCTCCCTGGCTAGTGACTCTCCATCATCCAAAACTCCTGGGGCTTACAGATTCCATAACTTCAAACCCAGCCTCATCGGACGGCTTGCCCTGAAGCAGGGACTCCATTCCTTTTCTTGGGGGATTTTGAAATGACTGATAGTGGTTATGAACTGGGGAGAAACATCTAGTTAACCACAGGCATCCACCTTGGATTCCAGTACTGGGAATTTATCCAGTGTGTTTGTCTCATTGTCCTGATTTACACCTGTGAATTTATATTATATTAATTTCCATCTGTGTTTTTGTTTGCACGTGTGCAGAATGGCTATAAAATGCTACCATTCCGGTTTGGTAGGAGTTTATTTATTCATTGTGTGTATCTACCTGTCGGGGTAAGGCTGTGAGGAAGCAGACTTGGTGTGTTTAATAAATGAGTTGTCCTAATTTCAGCACTCtctattttttctctaaaagtTGAGCAGATGAAAAGTACTTCCAATGCAGAAACTTGTTCCTACTAAAATGTTTGAATGTTACCCAtcatttctaaaacaaacaaacaaacaaaaattgcaAAGCGTTAAGTAGTGagtatttgtatttatattttcagattAACAGAGCAAAACTTCCTTACTGGAAAACGACACTGTTAAATGTCTGCAATCTTGTCAACAACTTAAACAACCAAGTAGGGGAAACAGTAGAGGCAGATGAAGAGGATCTCATTTCAGGAAGACAATTTCCTGCTGCTCTGGATGGCTTCAGCTTGGAAGCAATGCTGACAGTATATCAACTCCAAAAAGTTTGTCACAGCAGAGCTTTTCAGCATTGGGAGGTAAAATAAACTGTCAAAATTACATGTTTCAACTGCTTTTAAACTCTCAGACTCTGTTTGTAGTGATGTTTTAAAATCCATATCCATGTGAGCTCTGTCATGTTGTCTTGAGCTTTCCTTCCCTTGTTTTAATATTCTCTAATGCCTTTAATATAACACTTATTGACAGATTTGTGAATTAATGAAATTTCTTACGAGCTGAGTACCTGTTTTTTATGATGACCCATGGATGAATGAAAACTACTCTTAACTACgttcttcttctgctttttgtagTCATTTCAAGGAACCAGATAAACACATGAAAGTGAACTCTATGccagaataaaaaattaatatctgCCTAACATACATGAAGTTACTGCAGATTTATTGAGGCACAAGTAAATGTACTCAGAGTTTGTGAAAACCCTTTTAAGACCCTAAAGCAAACTAGATTTAAAAAACATGGACACATGCCCATATGTGCATGTAATTTCACCATGTACCCTGGGCTTCCTGTAAGTGCTAGGAAACTGGTAGCAAAGgaacttgcttttcatttcctaaCACCTAAAGAGAGCCCTGGAAGTTCACATTGTGATTGTATGAAGATTGCTGCTCTTAAGTACTGATTACTTATAGTCCACTTGTGATATTTATTTTAGTGCAGTGATCACATAGAGGGACATTTGGCACAATCCATTTGTATGTTATATATTACACTAAAAGGTGCTTTGCATAACAAAAACCAATATCTCAGTGCCACTACCCGCTTTCCAGTAAACCTGATTTCTTCAGCTGTCATAAGTTCCTGGACAGTCTGGCTGAATCTTGATACTCTTTTGTTTGCTGAATCATAGCTCTGTATTTGAAATCTTATTCTCAATCCTTTGTATTAGCTAGAATGGTCCATACAAAAGACTGGAATATCTGTGAGAACCAGGGTTTTCCAAGGACTGGTCTTCATCAGTACGTTAATGAAAGGAGCTACCATAGAACTGACTATATAGAAGACCCCATATAACTTAATCACAGTTCCTTACTTTGCAGTTGCCTCACCTCTTGGGGTGATTGGGAATCATTACTCCTAACAATACTGCATGtgaaattaaaaaccaaaatattcttCTCTCAGCTTAGGAATACAATTAGTCAGTGTAGAAGTTCATAAGACACAATAAAAGAACAAGGGATAGAGCCAGAGGGAGAAGGATTGAAGAAGGcttgaaataaatattctatGTAATGAGAGAAGTTCTTGTGATCTTATGCATCCAGGACTGACTCTCAAGTCTGTTGAAACCAGGAGAGTCTTTCCATTCATTTTAACAGAATTTAGATGAGCAGTCATTTATTGAGTAATTAAGTGAGTAATAGAGTTTGATTGCTCAGGGAAACACTGAGGTGagcataaaaatgttttcagtttaatGTCTTTCAGCCAGACAGTAGGACTGTACTTGACCATGGACGAACGTGATGAAGGAACGGATGAAATCTTAACAGATAAAGCAAGAACCAATCTGaacaaaacacttttaaaaactCCATGAAAACTTAAAGAACAGTTATATAAGAAATTTTGATTGACAAAATTTTGGCTTTCTtatgctttatttcattttttgtttgtttattacacatttctatttctttagcTGTAGGACGTTGCATGTAAAAATATTGCTTAAAAGCTGAAACGAGCAGGCAGTGGGTGTTTTAGGAGGTGTTTAGCCTAAATGAGTGATTATAGAGTGTCAATCACTAGGAAGTTGTCAGTCAATTTGAGTTTTAGTTCAAGAAGGACATACCAGGTTTTCTCTCTGGTCGAAACCAATGATCTCATTTGTTTCAGTGGAATTTAATTATCACCTGTATAGGATCCAGCAAATCTCCAATCTGCTCTTAGTTTTTTGTCTTGAGTTCTTGAGTTTTGGGAttttagattttcttcttttttttttttaaattttattttaaactattgTGGGTAAATCTTTATGGTaaagatgttaaaataaaatttcataaaaTTTTGTAGAAATTTATAATCTTCATTACCAAAAAAAAGGTGATAACACTGTATCTCTTCTTGTATCCTACAGTTACTTCAGCAAGATGCTTTTGATCTAGAGAATTCAagccaagaaaaggaaataatgaaaaggaaaaatccctATATTCTGAAACGGCAGCTACATGTGAACAAAGCTAGAAGACCATACATACTCAAGAGAAGTTCATATTACTgatgcagaagaagaaaacaatgtaTATTTAGTTTATAGGTAACTGTGCGTTATGGTTATCCTATTGAAATCTAAAATCATACTTGTGTGAAAATATACTATGGAAAACCATCAAGATGATAACATAACTGTGTCTTTTTTGCAATTGCTGTTTCTTGATTGTGATTTTTTCCTACTTGAGATTAATTGGACCAATACATTTGCAAATAAATCTAGTTTCTAAGCATGATGTATTGTACAAAACTGAGATTTCAACGTATTTCCAATGATATTGTAGTCTTCTATTTTATAAAGCACATCAACATACACCAAGTAAATTGATATTGTCCATAAAACCTACTGAGAATCCTAAAGTTTATTAATGCACCATCTCAAACATATACATGCTTGCAAATTTTTATCTAATACACTAGTCAGAATTTccataatattttatatatattggCCAGTTTAGTTTATTAGGGATTTGTTCtaaggaaggagggaaatacTATCAGCtaacttttaaatgaaaatttcaaaaatcatattttaaatggCCTACTTGTAAAGGAATTTTAAATTCTTCACTTCTAACTTGCCAGTGAAGCcataatttaagaaaacaataCATAAATGGGACTTCTGACAAAGTATGCTAGTGGGAACAAGCCTAGATGTACATGAGAGTCTTGTGTATCCTCAACTAAATAAGGAAATCAATTCATTAAATCCGTAAAACAATATAAAGTGTTTACCTAATCTATGAAtgctcagggaaaaaaaaaaaaaaaaaagagaaagacaaaaaataaaagctgattcATACTTATGTGCTGTCACTGGTAGAATACTAATCCAGTTATATGAGAAACTTGGgagaaatatttgaattaaaattaGAACATCTTAAACTTAGAATTGAAAGccatttcctttccctccctctacAAATTTGTTATAACAACAAATGCTTTCAGTGGGTAAAAATGGTTTTGGAAGCCAGTGGAGAGAAGCTCTCAGCATGGAAAACGTTTTTAAGCCATGAGGAAATTACACATTTTCCAACTTTGTGTCTGTGGTGTGTACGTGAGACTTGGGATCTCAATGATCTTACTCCAGTCTGGAGGAAAACAGTCCAGAAGAACTGAGGATCAAAACAATCAAAACAATGGCATAGTCCAAGACCCAACAACCCTGATTGCTTAGACCTGGAGgcaaaaaatgggaaaaacattGCTTTTGAAAGTCTATGATAGTTTTCTGGTCAAGGTGTTTCCTCAAAGCAATGCTGATCTGACAAAttgctagagaaaaaaaaaaaaaaggcagagaatttCCAAATTCTCTAACCGGTCAGTTTTTCTGTCAATTGTTATTAAACATATACAGGGAtatgcatagaaaaaaaaaaccccataccaATGCCTATATAACCTTTGTTgcatggggagggatggggtgtTTTACAGTAAAGGGTGTTTTCACTACACTAAAGCTAACTATAATTCCTTTTCTCACTGCATATGTTATTAATCAGTTTATTAATTCAGTACCACTAAAAGTGTACACTTGCAAGATATAACTGAGCATACACTAATTACTGTAATAATCATTATGACTTGAATACCGCAAAGTACTTAAGCAGATTTGGTGTCAAATGTTTTTAATGCCTAATGCGCTTAAGGGCTTTGCTTAAATAAGGTTCTGGTAGTTTCAtaccctttattttttttatgaaacttGTGGAATTAGACTGGAGACACAACATGCTCTCGAATGGCTAAGAAACATCTCTCTTTCCAACAAATCTGCAAGCTCCCTAGACCTATTATGGACACTTCCAAATCTAAATTGCCTGACGGTCTGAAATAACAAGGtagaacagagttcattccaaAACTCACTGCTAATAATacatgaggaaagaaagaaaagaaatttcagatcactttcagaaaaggaaTAGGTTGCCATGACATTTTTCAGAGTAtaagagttaaaaaaacagTAAGGTAAGGTAGTGTGGTTGTCTGATAGAGAATGTTaaagttttagaaaacaaaatcatcCTTCCACATTTCATTTTAGGGATGATTTAGATATTCAGGGTGATAGCAAAGGACCTCAAATTATAATGATTAACTTTTCACCCTCATCTAGTGTTCCACACTTGAGTGGCACTTACACTGTGACTGTGTACTTGTTTTTTGCAGTGCAGAGTTAACAGATAGCCAGACTAACTGGCTGAAATAGCTTAAAAtaagtgttttcctttcagcatgCTGTGAATTCACACACAGTCAGCTACTGTGTGTCACTGGAAGAGGCAGAACAGAAAGTATGGCAGGAGGTAGCTTGTTCAGTTGTTCCCTAGCCTGCGATAGATGTGTTCTGGGAGCTGCCAGAAGATTATCATCCAAAGAGGCAGTCAACTAAATGAGGAAATAATGCCCGTAGTTGTAGCATAGTGAAGATACAAAAGCCAATGCTGGCATTTCAGCTTATTGGTCATCAGTGAAATGCAAGCATAGCAGCATTAAAATCTTAGAAAGCACACTTAAACCATACAATTAAGCCAGATATACAGAGCTATTAAGGGATATTTTAATGTCAAGGGGATCCTCATTTTCTTGAAATCTCCTGTTGTTTCTAGCTGTTGCTATCTCCTGATGAGATCAGTGTTGTGGAATCGCAGCCTTTCTTGAGCCTTCCTTTTTAGATGGCAGCAGCAAAAAAATAGGCAGTTTTATGCatatttgtcctttttttttgcatattctTTCAGTGGGATCCTCAGGGTACCTGCCTTGGCCCTAGCTATGCATTGCCATAAAATCAATGCTGTATTTGCAGTCTATTTCGGTGCTGAATGAAGCTGAAGCCAGAGGAGGCCCTCACAATATGTCAAGAGTTGTGAAGTTAGAGAGCTTGTAATTTTCTTaagtttaaaaatgctttgaagaCCATTAACTCAGATTGCTGCCTTAGCTTAAAGAACTGCCTTTTGATATAGACAACTTTGTTTTATAAAGGCATTTACTGTGAGATTTGCTGTCTTTCTTTGTCTCGGCAGAGGAGCACATTTTTCCTGCATATTCCATTGATGTTTTTATAAAGTTCATAGATGAATAATTATGCCAATTATTCAGACTCCTTGTACTTAATTATTTCTCATACTCCTTAAATCTTGGTTATTGTCATAGAAAGCAATTGCAGAAATCTCTCAGTTAATTCTAATGTAGAATTGTAACAggtttaatttgattttatataCCTTTAATAGTTATCATCCATAATCTTACAAATGCCCTATacaagagaagtaaaaatagagaaattaataattttatcaTTTCTGGAACATATATTTGTCAGTTTTTCTTACCaaaaaaacattagaaaaatagTTACTG
This genomic window from Phaenicophaeus curvirostris isolate KB17595 chromosome 1, BPBGC_Pcur_1.0, whole genome shotgun sequence contains:
- the NTS gene encoding neurotensin/neuromedin N, whose product is MARMRAQLVCVVLLALASFSLCSDSEEEMKALEADLLTNMYTSKINRAKLPYWKTTLLNVCNLVNNLNNQVGETVEADEEDLISGRQFPAALDGFSLEAMLTVYQLQKVCHSRAFQHWELLQQDAFDLENSSQEKEIMKRKNPYILKRQLHVNKARRPYILKRSSYY